From a single Alloactinosynnema sp. L-07 genomic region:
- a CDS encoding transcriptional regulator — protein sequence MREVLYLDQIEQAETLLKPQRVEILRQLAEPRSCTEVAARLDQTPQRVYYHVKRLVDAGLVTLIAERKVRGIHEGVYQATARSYWLSPRLVGRVGASRGERGLGYLLDLMEEVQADIAALDRTAPDLPSVGVSGSIRVEPERRQEFLDDLRTTLQDLFARYGGTEGDAFNLAVACYPKGEPDD from the coding sequence ATGAGAGAAGTCCTGTACCTCGATCAGATCGAGCAGGCCGAGACCCTGCTCAAACCGCAGCGCGTCGAGATCCTGCGGCAGCTGGCCGAACCCCGCTCGTGCACCGAGGTCGCCGCGCGGCTCGACCAGACACCGCAACGCGTCTACTACCACGTGAAACGCCTGGTCGACGCCGGTCTGGTCACCCTCATCGCCGAGCGCAAGGTGCGCGGCATCCACGAAGGCGTCTACCAGGCCACGGCCCGCTCCTACTGGCTCTCGCCCCGGCTGGTCGGCCGGGTCGGCGCGAGCCGGGGCGAACGCGGCCTGGGCTACCTGCTCGACCTCATGGAGGAAGTCCAGGCCGATATCGCCGCGCTCGACCGCACGGCCCCGGACCTGCCCTCCGTGGGTGTCTCCGGGTCCATCCGGGTCGAGCCGGAACGCCGCCAGGAGTTCCTCGACGACCTGCGCACCACGCTGCAAGACCTGTTCGCCCGCTACGGCGGCACCGAGGGCGACGCGTTCAACCTGGCCGTCGCCTGCTACCCGAAAGGAGAACCCGATGACTGA